The genomic segment agatatactaTTCAGATAAACATGACATCAATGGATACTATGTTAtgaaaaatgatgaaaaaatacttGGTTGTACTTCAACACGACATCAAGATACTCAAGCATTAGAAACGTGTTACACTGGAGGTCtaacatatttcaattttaaagataaCTTATCCATAAGAGGTTTAGATAGTAACAGATTTATAATTTTGGATCCTGTAAAGAGTTTTTTTGGGCTCTTTAGAATATCATAAGCTGGTAAGaagtacataaaaatgtatattttgattgatcaagaaatcatattataatttaataaaataatgatacaaacagtgcgaaaaatacttttaaaaatataataaaaacataattttgttctGTTACACAATATTTGACGGATTggttgtattacattattatttattacaatatgcaCATAAAACGTCTAAATCTAtccttattttaatttgaacacattaaaatgtaaaagaactataacaacaaaatatgtttcataataatttaacaataattacttatatacaagaaaaattagtttgaaataaatatatttgagaaTTATTTGcagtatataatttgtattattataaaaatgttattaatgaaacattaaacaacaaaacatactatacaattaaCGAATCTGAAATGTGGAATAGTGGATCCTCTAAATTACAATGCAAAGATAGGATTTTCCGATGTACGCTGCATTTTAAAGAGGCAGTCAAACAGGAATCTTGACATTCACGGAGCAAAtcgaaacttttttttgttgtttattaatggttgccatTTGATTCATGGATGCAgactatacaattaatagtataacttcatattttttttttttaatatataaatggttaacATTGATTAGTTTGGCACAtcgcgtacctacctacttataagctTGGAACAAATTGTCAGGCCTCGAAAAaagaaactatattttaaaaccaaatgtgTGAGCTTATTATTCTCAAAAACAACTCAATTGAATTGTACGAAAATCTCAGAGATTGTTTTTAGAGATGTCagaaaagtttagagagtaACTAGTTTATtcacgttaaaaaataaataccaagtGCTAAGTCCAATCTTGATTGTGGCTTGCGGTGGCCCATATCTAGgtcgaattatttatatacactgACGCCGATTTGTCCGTAAACTGAGGCATACGCCTTTTTTTACCAAGACTTTTTTTCCTCGATTCATTACGTTCCGATATTTTTTCTTATCCGTCTATTAAATCGTGAACATCGCATACACTGTTAACTATTTCTTCTCGGCGATACAGGACCAGCACTGGACGGCAGAAGTCCCACCGAAGAGTTTTACAAGTacttgtacaatttaatataatattataaaaataacgtaaGATCAAAATTATTTGTACTGGATAGGATAAAGTTTTAACATACGTATAccatactatacctattatattataacatattataatagataaagtaTAATACCTAGAGCAcacgaaaattaattttttatgtaagaaATTTTGGTTGGATCGAGTgttgattttctgttttctttTTCTCAACGaccgtaatattttcaaaaactaatcTCGCCGATAGGTAGTGGTTTTGTTTTCCAAACAGATTTCGATAACagcatagaaaataatacataatatacctaatattaaatggCTTAAATTAAACTGCATTACATTTTAGGGTATTGGTGTAGTAATACGTATTTACTACTGTACCAATACTAGCTAGACAGCTAATTCACATATGGTTtcaaatttacaacaataataatgaggTACATGAATCCGATACCGATATGACGTACTCGAACAAGACGAGTCCTGGAAtct from the Acyrthosiphon pisum isolate AL4f chromosome X, pea_aphid_22Mar2018_4r6ur, whole genome shotgun sequence genome contains:
- the LOC100572550 gene encoding protein eiger-like yields the protein MKNGKVEVLKPGLYFVYAQIYYSDKHDINGYYVMKNDEKILGCTSTRHQDTQALETCYTGGLTYFNFKDNLSIRGLDSNRFIILDPVKSFFGLFRIS